The following are from one region of the Schistocerca cancellata isolate TAMUIC-IGC-003103 chromosome 11, iqSchCanc2.1, whole genome shotgun sequence genome:
- the LOC126108178 gene encoding uncharacterized protein LOC126108178: MKAALLAKAAILAKAALLAKAALGAKAALRAKATLRAKAALLAKAALLAKAALLAKAALLAKAALLAKAALLPKAALLPKAALLAKAALLAKAALPAKASFRAKAALLAKAAPLGKAARIVKAALLAKAALLVKAALHAKAALHSKEAIRAKGTLRAKAALRAKAALRAKAALCAKAALRAKAALRAMAALRAKAALRAKAALLAKAAVLAKAAILAKAALPAKAALLANAARLAKAALLAKAALLAKAALPVKVALRAKAALLAKAALLAKAALLAKAALLAKAAVLAKAALRAKAALYAKVALRANAAFLAKAAPRAKAAPLMKAALLAKAAILAKAALLAKAALGAKAALRAKAALCAKVALRAKAAFLAKAAPRAKAAPLMKAALLAKAAILAKAAILAKAALGAKAALRAKAALCVKVALRAKAAFLAKAAPRAKAAPLMKAALLAKAAILAKAALLAKAALGAKAALRAKATLRAKAALLAKAALLAKAAVLAKAALSVKAALSVKAALSVKAALSVKAALPVKASLPVKAALRAKAALRAKAALCAKAALLAKAALPANAALPAAGSAPCKGSTPCKDSTLSEGYTPCELCTPSKVSTPFEDSTLCKGSTLCKGSTPWEGCTPCEGSTPCHGSTPFEDITPFEDSTPCEDSTSCEDCSPCEGCTPCVGCTHRENSLV, translated from the exons atgaaggcagcactccttgcgaaggcagcaatccttgcgaaggcagcactccttgcgaaagcagcactcggtgcgaaggcagcactccgtgcaaaggcaacactccgtgcaaaggcagcactccttgcgaaggcagcactccttgcgaaggcagcactccttgcgaaggcagcactccttgcgaaggcagcactccttgcgaaggcagcactccttccgaaggcagcactccttccgaaggcagcactccttgcgaaggcagcactccttgcgaaggctgcactccctgcgaaggcatcattccgtgcaaaggcagcactccttgcgaaggcagcaccccttgggaaggcagcacgtattgtgaaggcagctctcttagcgaaggcagcactccttgtgaaggcagcactccatgcgaaggcagcactccattcgAAGGAAGCAATACGTGCGAAGGgtacactccgtgcgaaggcagcactccgtgcaaaggcagcactccgtgcaaaggcagcactctgtgcaaaggcagcactccgtgcaaaggcagcactccgtgcaatggcagcactccgtgcaaaggcagcactccgtgcaaaggcagcactccttgcgaaggctgcagtccttgcgaaggcagcaatccttgcgaaggcagctctccctgcgaaagcagcactcctagcgaatgcAGCACGCCTTGCAaaagcagccctccttgcgaaggcagcactccttgctaaggcagcactccctgtgaaggtagcactccgtgcgaaggcagcactccttgcgaaggcagcactccttgcgaaggcagcactccttgctaaggcagcactccttgcaaaggcagccgtccttgcgaaggcagcactccgtgcaaaggcagcactctatgCGAAGGTAGCACTTCGTGCAAAtgctgcattccttgcgaaggcagcaccccgtgcaaaggcagcacctcttatgaaggcagcactccttgcgaaggcagcaatccttgcgaaggcagcactccttgcgaaagcagcactcggtgcgaaggcagcactccgtgcaaaggcagcactctgtgcgaaggtagcactccgtgcaaaggctgcatttcttgcgaaggcagcaccccgtgcaaaggcagcacctcttatgaaggcagcactccttgcgaaggcagcaatccttgcgaaggcagcaatccttgcgaaagcagcactcggtgcgaaggcagcactccgtgcaaaggcagcactctgtgtgaaggtagcactccgtgcaaaggctgcatttcttgcgaaggcagcaccccgtgcaaaggcagcacctcttatgaaggcagcactccttgcgaaggcagcaatccttgcgaaggcagcactccttgcgaaagcagcactcggtgcgaaggcagcactccgcgcaaaggcaacactccgtgcaaaggcagcactccttgcgaag gcagcactccttgcgaaggcagcagtccttgcaaaggcagcactctcagtgaaggcagcactctctgtgaaggcagcactctctgtgaaggcagcactctctgtgaaggcagcactccctgtgaaggcatcactccctgtgaaggcagcactccgggcgaaggcagcactacgtgcgaaggctgcactctgtgctaaggcagcactccttgcgaaggcagcactccctgcgaatgcagcactccctgcTGCAGGCAGCGCTCCCTGTAAAGGTAGCACTCCGTGCAAAGACAGCACTCTGTCCGAAGGCTACACTCCCTGTGAACTCTGCACTCCCTCCAAAGTCAGCACTCCCTTCGAagacagcactctgtgcaaaggcagcactctgtgcaaaggcagcactccatgggaaggctgcactccatgcgaaggcagcacgccgTGCCACGGCAGCACACCTTTTGAAGACATCACACCTtttgaagacagcacaccttgtgaggacagcacatcTTGTGAAGactgcagtccttgcgaaggctgcactccttgtgtaGGCTGCACGCACAGAGAAAACAGCCTAGTCTGA